A section of the Stenotrophomonas sp. 364 genome encodes:
- a CDS encoding NAD(P)-dependent alcohol dehydrogenase yields the protein MTATAELRDITVAVVREKEQPFTIEPARIRAPQDDEVLVRVIATGLCHTDLIVRDQYYPVPLPAVLGHEGAGIVEALGPGVKDLKVGDHVVLTYGACGHCNPCSGGHGAYCKDFFGLNFGGGALDGSTAIQDPDGNPLHDHFFAQSSFATYALSRENNAIKVPDDAPIELLGPLGCGIQTGAGAVINSLKVTAGSSFASFGAGAVGLSAVMAARVAGATTIIAIDVVPSRLELAKELGATHVINSRDVDVVEAVREITGGGATFALESTGRPEVLAQGIEALGGRGVIGVVGAPKLGTKAEFDVNNLLLGGRSIRGIVEGDSVPKVFIPQLVQLYQQGRFPFDKLVKFYPLDQINQAAEDSTRGITLKPILTIG from the coding sequence ATGACCGCTACAGCAGAACTGCGCGACATCACCGTGGCCGTGGTGCGCGAAAAAGAACAGCCTTTCACCATCGAACCGGCGCGCATCCGCGCCCCGCAGGATGACGAAGTGCTGGTGCGCGTGATCGCCACCGGCCTGTGCCATACCGACCTGATCGTGCGTGACCAGTACTATCCGGTGCCGCTGCCGGCGGTGCTCGGGCATGAGGGTGCCGGCATTGTCGAAGCGCTCGGCCCGGGCGTGAAAGACCTCAAGGTGGGCGACCACGTGGTGCTCACCTACGGCGCCTGCGGCCACTGCAATCCGTGCAGCGGCGGGCATGGCGCCTACTGCAAGGATTTCTTCGGCCTGAACTTCGGTGGCGGTGCGCTGGACGGCAGCACCGCCATCCAGGACCCGGACGGCAACCCGCTGCACGATCATTTCTTCGCGCAGTCTTCGTTCGCCACGTATGCGTTGAGCCGCGAGAACAACGCGATCAAGGTGCCCGACGACGCCCCGATCGAACTGCTGGGTCCGTTGGGCTGCGGTATCCAGACCGGTGCCGGTGCGGTGATCAACTCGCTCAAGGTCACTGCCGGCAGCAGCTTTGCCAGCTTCGGCGCGGGCGCGGTGGGCCTGAGCGCGGTGATGGCCGCGCGTGTGGCGGGTGCCACCACCATCATTGCCATCGATGTGGTGCCGTCGCGCCTGGAACTGGCCAAGGAGCTGGGCGCCACCCATGTCATCAACAGCCGTGACGTTGATGTGGTCGAAGCGGTGCGGGAGATCACCGGGGGAGGGGCCACCTTCGCACTGGAATCCACCGGCCGCCCCGAGGTGCTCGCGCAGGGCATCGAGGCGCTGGGCGGGCGTGGCGTGATCGGCGTGGTGGGCGCGCCGAAGCTGGGCACCAAGGCCGAGTTTGACGTCAACAACCTGCTGCTGGGCGGGCGTAGCATCCGCGGCATCGTCGAAGGCGACAGCGTGCCCAAGGTGTTCATCCCGCAGCTGGTGCAGCTGTACCAGCAGGGCCGCTTCCCGTTCGACAAGCTGGTGAAGTTCTACCCGCTGGACCAGATCAACCAGGCCGCCGAAGACAGCACCCGCGGCATCACGCTCAAGCCGATCCTGACCATCGGGTAG
- a CDS encoding benzaldehyde dehydrogenase has protein sequence MHATSEFLPTALWSGKLFDGQWQTGASAQDVIEPATGTALGQIAMTDPAGIAAGASTAATAQRDWAAAPYETRAQVLRRAAQLAEQYNDEIVEWLVRESGSTRLKAGFEAKVNTKALHEAAALPSRSIGDVLPSEPGRLNLARRRPLGVVGVIAPFNFPLYLAMRAVAPALALGNAVVLKPDPRTAVCGGFVIARLFELAGLPAGLLHVLPGDGAAGAALTSDPNIAMIQFTGSTGAGRKVGEAAGKHLKKVSLELGGKNSLIILDDADIDLAIANTAWGVYLHQGQICMATGRVLVQRSLYPRFLEKLVAKAKSLKVGNPATGDVAIGPLINAQQRDHAAKIVADAQAAGATLATGGSYQDLFFEPTVLSDVGRDNPAFHEEIFAPVAVVVPFDTDDEAVELANDSEYGLSMAIVSSNVGRALKLGERLRTGLLHINDQTVNDEVINPFGGVGASGNGTSIGGPSNIDEFTQWQWLTVKGEAPAYPI, from the coding sequence ATGCATGCAACCTCGGAATTTCTCCCCACCGCGCTGTGGTCCGGCAAGCTGTTCGACGGCCAGTGGCAGACCGGCGCCAGCGCGCAGGATGTGATCGAACCGGCCACCGGCACCGCGCTGGGCCAGATCGCGATGACCGACCCGGCCGGCATCGCCGCCGGTGCCAGTACCGCCGCCACCGCTCAGCGCGACTGGGCCGCCGCGCCCTACGAAACCCGCGCCCAGGTGCTGCGCCGCGCTGCGCAGTTGGCCGAGCAGTACAACGATGAGATCGTGGAATGGCTGGTCCGCGAGAGCGGCTCAACCCGGCTCAAGGCCGGCTTCGAGGCCAAGGTGAACACCAAGGCGCTGCATGAAGCCGCGGCGCTGCCGTCGCGCAGCATCGGCGACGTGCTGCCGTCCGAGCCCGGCCGCCTGAACCTGGCCCGCCGTCGCCCGCTGGGCGTTGTCGGCGTGATCGCCCCCTTCAATTTCCCGCTGTACCTGGCCATGCGTGCGGTCGCTCCGGCGCTGGCCCTGGGCAACGCGGTGGTACTCAAGCCCGACCCGCGCACTGCGGTGTGCGGTGGCTTCGTGATTGCACGGCTGTTCGAACTGGCCGGGTTGCCGGCCGGTCTGTTGCACGTGCTGCCCGGTGACGGTGCGGCCGGTGCCGCGCTGACCAGCGACCCCAACATCGCGATGATCCAGTTCACCGGGTCCACCGGTGCTGGGCGCAAGGTGGGTGAAGCGGCCGGCAAGCACCTCAAGAAGGTGTCGCTGGAGCTGGGCGGCAAGAACTCGCTGATCATCCTGGACGACGCCGACATCGACCTGGCCATCGCCAATACCGCGTGGGGCGTGTACCTGCACCAGGGCCAGATCTGCATGGCCACCGGCCGCGTGCTGGTCCAGCGCAGCCTCTACCCGCGCTTCCTGGAAAAGCTGGTGGCCAAGGCGAAGTCGCTGAAGGTCGGCAACCCGGCCACCGGCGATGTGGCGATCGGCCCGCTGATCAATGCCCAGCAGCGCGACCATGCCGCGAAGATCGTGGCCGATGCGCAGGCGGCCGGTGCCACGCTGGCCACAGGCGGCAGCTACCAGGACCTGTTCTTCGAGCCGACCGTGCTCAGTGACGTGGGCCGCGACAACCCGGCCTTCCACGAAGAAATCTTCGCGCCGGTCGCGGTGGTGGTGCCGTTCGACACCGACGACGAGGCCGTGGAGCTGGCCAACGACAGCGAGTACGGCCTGTCGATGGCGATCGTGTCCAGCAACGTGGGCCGCGCGCTGAAGCTGGGCGAACGCCTGCGTACCGGCCTGCTGCACATCAACGACCAGACCGTGAACGATGAAGTGATCAACCCGTTCGGCGGGGTGGGCGCGTCCGGCAACGGCACCAGTATCGGGGGGCCGTCCAACATCGACGAGTTCACCCAGTGGCAGTGGCTGACCGTCAAGGGCGAAGCGCCCGCCTATCCGATCTGA
- a CDS encoding DUF1415 domain-containing protein has translation MNEHAFTDDSAPDGTDFIAETRTWLEQIVIGLNLCPFAKAVYVKNQVRFVLSDATTPEALVEELAEELLRLRDTSAEETDTTLIVHPYVLTDFLDYNDFLDNADAAIEALDLQGILQVASFHPHYQFEGVAPDDVSNYTNRSPYPTLHLLREDSVERAVAAFPDPDVIVERNIETLDKLGVEGWTRLLGRKDNARCH, from the coding sequence ATGAATGAGCACGCCTTCACCGACGACAGCGCCCCGGACGGCACCGACTTCATCGCCGAAACCCGGACTTGGCTGGAGCAGATCGTGATCGGGCTGAACCTGTGCCCGTTCGCCAAGGCGGTCTACGTGAAAAACCAGGTACGTTTCGTGCTCAGCGACGCGACCACGCCCGAAGCGCTGGTGGAAGAGCTGGCCGAGGAGTTGCTGCGACTGCGCGACACCTCGGCGGAGGAGACCGATACCACGCTGATCGTGCACCCGTACGTGCTGACCGACTTCCTGGACTACAACGATTTCCTCGACAACGCCGACGCGGCGATCGAGGCCCTGGACCTGCAGGGCATCCTGCAGGTGGCCAGCTTCCACCCGCACTACCAGTTCGAGGGCGTGGCGCCGGACGATGTAAGCAACTACACCAACCGCTCGCCCTACCCCACCCTGCACCTGCTGCGCGAAGACAGCGTGGAACGTGCGGTGGCGGCGTTCCCGGACCCGGACGTGATCGTGGAGCGCAACATCGAGACGCTGGACAAGCTGGGCGTGGAAGGCTGGACCCGGCTGCTGGGGCGCAAGGACAACGCACGATGCCACTGA
- a CDS encoding SDR family oxidoreductase, translating to MPLTPPITDWATQPLRDRVVIVTGGAQGVGRGIAQAVLGAGGSVVIADLDTDAGKACLKEWALPERAAFQRADVASERSVQALVNAALKRFGRIDGLVNNAGIAAAHGTPLAQMPLAEWQRRLSSLHGAFLCSKHALPALREHGGAILNIASTRAGQSEADSEAYAAAKGGLVAFTHALAISEGPAVRVNCISPGWITTDAWQAPARRRTPKLSRRDHAQHPVGRVGQPEDIGALAVFLLSDLSGFITGQDHVVDGGMTRKMIYAE from the coding sequence ATGCCACTGACGCCGCCGATCACCGACTGGGCCACGCAGCCGCTGCGCGACCGCGTGGTGATCGTCACCGGCGGCGCGCAGGGCGTGGGCCGCGGCATCGCGCAGGCGGTGCTGGGCGCCGGCGGCAGCGTGGTGATTGCCGACCTGGATACCGATGCCGGCAAGGCCTGCCTGAAAGAATGGGCGCTGCCCGAACGGGCGGCCTTCCAGCGCGCGGACGTAGCCAGCGAGCGCAGTGTGCAGGCGCTGGTGAACGCCGCGCTGAAGCGTTTCGGGCGCATCGACGGGCTGGTCAACAATGCCGGCATTGCCGCGGCGCATGGCACCCCGCTGGCGCAGATGCCATTGGCCGAATGGCAGCGCCGGTTGTCGAGCCTGCACGGGGCCTTCCTGTGCAGCAAGCACGCGCTGCCGGCCCTGCGCGAGCACGGCGGGGCCATACTGAACATCGCCTCCACCCGCGCCGGTCAGTCCGAAGCGGACAGCGAAGCCTATGCGGCGGCCAAGGGCGGGCTGGTGGCCTTCACCCATGCGCTGGCGATCAGCGAAGGCCCGGCCGTGCGGGTGAACTGCATCAGCCCCGGCTGGATCACCACCGACGCCTGGCAGGCCCCGGCGCGGCGACGCACACCGAAGCTGTCGCGCCGCGACCACGCCCAGCACCCGGTGGGCCGCGTGGGCCAGCCGGAGGACATCGGCGCGTTGGCGGTGTTCCTGCTGTCGGACCTGTCCGGCTTCATCACCGGCCAGGACCATGTGGTGGACGGCGGCATGACCCGGAAGATGATCTACGCCGAATGA
- a CDS encoding M3 family metallopeptidase — MPVTPTNPLLDFSGLPRFDAILPEHIGPAIDALLADAEAAVKAAETVSPVTWASFVVPLDDATERLWRAWGQVGHLQAVVNTPALREAYNATLPKVTRFGSALGQNLALFEQYRRLAAAPEAAGFDEAQRKVLDNALRDFRLGGAELDDDAKARFSAIKEELSALSAKFSQNVLDATDAWSLHVEDRAELDGLPEDVIASARAAAEKDGLPGWKLTLQMPCYLPVLTYATYRPLRETLYRANALRASEFGDAALDNSANIDRVLALRAELAALLGFANYAAYSIATKMAEDANQVLGFLRDLAARAKPHAQRDRAELDAFARDELGLPALEAWDLGFASEKLKQARYSYSEQEVKQYFTEPKVLAGLFGVIESLYGLQVQPDSAPVWHPDVRFFRLVDALGALVGQFYLDLYAREGKRGGAWMDDCRNRRDTAHGVQTPLVYLVCNFGKGADGAPATFSHSDVTTLFHEMGHGLHQLLTRIGELGVAGINGVEWDAVELPSQFMENFCWEWARVQAMTAHVDSGEPLPRALFDRMLAARNFQSGMFTVRQLEFALFDMQLHSSFDPVQDTVLQLLERVRDEVAVNRPPAWNRFPHQFSHIFASGYAAGYYSYKWAEVLSADAYAAFEEAPDQVADTGRRFRDEVLSRGGSRSAAENFAAFRGRAPNVDALLRHNGMA; from the coding sequence ATGCCTGTGACCCCCACCAACCCCCTGCTCGACTTTTCCGGCCTGCCGCGTTTCGACGCGATCCTGCCCGAGCACATCGGCCCGGCCATCGACGCGTTGCTGGCCGACGCCGAGGCCGCGGTGAAGGCCGCCGAAACCGTCAGCCCGGTCACCTGGGCCAGCTTCGTGGTGCCGCTGGACGATGCCACCGAACGCCTCTGGCGCGCCTGGGGCCAGGTGGGCCACCTGCAGGCCGTGGTCAACACGCCGGCACTGCGCGAGGCCTACAACGCCACCCTGCCCAAGGTGACCCGGTTCGGCAGTGCGCTGGGCCAGAACCTGGCGCTGTTCGAACAGTACCGGCGCCTCGCGGCGGCCCCCGAGGCGGCCGGTTTCGATGAAGCCCAGCGCAAGGTGCTGGACAACGCGCTGCGCGATTTCCGCCTGGGCGGTGCCGAGCTGGACGACGACGCCAAGGCACGCTTCAGTGCGATCAAGGAAGAACTGTCGGCGCTGTCGGCGAAGTTTTCGCAGAACGTGCTGGACGCCACCGACGCGTGGTCGCTGCACGTTGAAGACCGCGCCGAGTTGGACGGCCTGCCCGAGGACGTGATCGCATCCGCACGCGCGGCGGCCGAAAAGGACGGTCTGCCCGGCTGGAAGCTGACCCTGCAGATGCCGTGCTACCTGCCGGTGCTGACCTATGCCACGTATCGCCCGCTGCGCGAAACGCTGTACCGCGCCAACGCGCTGCGTGCGTCCGAATTCGGCGATGCCGCACTGGACAACAGCGCCAACATCGATCGCGTGCTGGCCCTGCGCGCGGAACTGGCCGCGCTGCTCGGCTTTGCCAACTACGCCGCGTATTCCATCGCCACCAAAATGGCCGAGGACGCCAACCAGGTGCTCGGCTTCCTGCGCGACCTGGCCGCGCGCGCCAAGCCGCATGCGCAGCGCGACCGCGCCGAACTGGACGCCTTCGCCCGCGACGAACTCGGCCTGCCCGCGCTGGAAGCGTGGGACCTCGGCTTTGCCAGCGAGAAGCTCAAGCAGGCCCGGTACAGCTATTCCGAGCAGGAGGTGAAGCAGTACTTCACCGAACCGAAGGTGCTGGCCGGCCTGTTCGGCGTGATCGAAAGCCTGTACGGCCTGCAGGTGCAGCCCGACAGCGCGCCGGTGTGGCACCCGGATGTGCGTTTCTTCCGCTTGGTTGATGCCCTGGGCGCGCTGGTCGGCCAGTTCTACCTGGACCTGTACGCGCGCGAGGGCAAGCGTGGCGGCGCGTGGATGGATGACTGCCGCAACCGGCGTGATACCGCGCACGGCGTGCAGACGCCGCTGGTGTACCTGGTGTGCAACTTCGGCAAGGGCGCTGACGGCGCGCCCGCCACCTTCAGCCACAGCGATGTGACCACCCTGTTCCATGAAATGGGCCATGGCCTGCACCAGCTGCTCACCCGCATCGGCGAGCTCGGCGTGGCCGGCATCAATGGCGTGGAATGGGACGCGGTGGAGCTGCCCAGCCAGTTCATGGAGAACTTCTGCTGGGAATGGGCGCGCGTGCAGGCGATGACCGCGCACGTCGACAGCGGCGAGCCGCTGCCGCGCGCGTTGTTCGACCGCATGCTGGCCGCGCGCAACTTCCAGAGCGGCATGTTCACCGTGCGCCAGCTGGAGTTCGCGTTGTTCGACATGCAGCTGCACAGCAGCTTCGACCCGGTGCAGGACACCGTGCTGCAGCTGCTGGAACGCGTGCGCGACGAAGTAGCGGTGAACCGGCCGCCGGCCTGGAACCGCTTCCCGCATCAGTTCAGCCATATCTTCGCCAGTGGGTATGCTGCCGGTTACTACAGTTACAAATGGGCCGAAGTGCTCAGTGCCGACGCCTACGCCGCGTTTGAAGAGGCCCCGGACCAGGTGGCTGACACCGGCAGGCGCTTCCGCGACGAAGTACTGTCGCGTGGTGGCAGCCGCAGTGCCGCGGAAAACTTCGCCGCGTTCCGCGGCCGTGCACCGAACGTGGACGCGCTGCTGCGCCATAACGGCATGGCGTGA